The following proteins are encoded in a genomic region of Cryptomeria japonica chromosome 11, Sugi_1.0, whole genome shotgun sequence:
- the LOC131063056 gene encoding taxadien-5-alpha-ol O-acetyltransferase-like: MELQVNETELQVKCGEVVMVRPCFPSPKTTLYLSNLDDQPKLRFMARQIVVYKVGCNSNLLGDPAKVIRQALSKVLVHYYPIAGRLRSTHNGKLQVECNAEGVPFMAATSHNTLSVLGDCDDLKPSFHQLISTIPFDAENANIYPLVLQVTRFSCGGFVLGYGLNHSICDGLGIGQFLNALGEMARGFDKLSVQPIWDREFLKPRNPQHVMFQHSELVTDSFISSFHEHEEFVHYFYFLDSKRIKQTKQLLMEECNENFSSFDIGAALVWRAMTKAYKISDSQNVKLMFAMNSRKLFKPPVQNGYYGNCFYPVCATARAEELHSISILLATMTIKRSKLLLSDEYLRSGIDFVETSRQVLNEQVHVPMKNVLIMSDWRFLGSNTVDFGWGYSSIVSPIEWSGFFHANFVLLLPPPKGKDGIKILVCMPQTTLKLFAKEMEVGILANSMKKDSQRSFL, translated from the exons ATGGAGTTGCAAGTGAACGAAACAGAGTTGCAAGTTAAGTGTGGGGAAGTTGTGATGGTTCGCCCATGTTTTCCCTCGCCTAAAACAACTCTCTATCTTTCGAATTTGGACGACCAGCCCAAGTTAAGATTCATGGCTCGTCAGATTGTTGTATACAAAGTTGGCTGCAATTCCAATTTGTTGGGTGATCCAGCAAAAGTAATTCGTCAGGCTTTGTCCAAAGTATTGGTGCATTATTATCCAATTGCAGGGCGTCTGAGAAGCACCCACAATGGAAAACTTCAAGTGGAGTGTAATGCAGAGGGAGTTCCATTCATGGCTGCCACTTCCCATAATACTTTGTCTGTGCTCGGAGATTGTGATGACCTCAAACCATCATTTCATCAACTAATTTCTACAATTCCTTTCGACGCAGAGAATGCGAACATTTATCCTCTCGTTCTTCAA GTTACTCGATTCAGTTGTGGCGGATTTGTTTTGGGATACGGTTTGAATCACAGTATATGTGATGGATTGGGAATAGGACAGTTTTTAAATGCTCTTGGAGAAATGGCGAGAGGATTTGATAAGCTCTCAGTGCAACCAATATGGGATAGAGAATTCCTCAAGCCAAGAAATCCACAACATGTGATGTTTCAGCATTCAGAATTAGTTACAGATAGTTTCATATCTTCATTTCATGAACATGAGGAATTTGTTCATTACTTTTATTTCTTGGATTCCAAGAGGATAAAACAAACCAAGCAACTTCTTATGGAAGAGTGTAATGAAAACTTCTCTTCATTTGATATTGGGGCAGCGTTGGTTTGGAGGGCAATGACCAAGGCTTATAAGATCTCAGACAGCCAGAATGTGAAGCTTatgtttgcaatgaattcaaggaAATTATTCAAGCCACCAGTCCAAAATGGATATTATGGTAATTGCTTCTACCCTGTATGTGCAACGGCTAGAGCTGAAGAACTTCATAGTATTTCAATTTTGCTGGCAACCATGACTATAAAGAGATCAAAGTTGTTATTGAGTGATGAGTATTTGAGATCAGGAATTGACTTTGTAGAGACCAGTAGACAGGTATTGAATGAACAAGTGCATGTACCAATGAAGAATGTTTTGATTATGAGTGATTGGAGATTTCTAGGGTCTAATACTGTGGATTTTGGATGGGGTTACTCGTCAATTGTAAGTCCAATAGAATGGAGTGGATTTTTCCATGCAAATTTTGTTCTCTTACTTCCACCTCCAAAGGGTAAGGATGGAATAAAGATATTGGTATGCATGCCCCAAACAACATTGAAATTGTTTGCAAAGGAAATGGAAGTAGGAATTCTTGCCAACTCTATGAAAAAGGACTCTCAAAGAAGCTTCCTTTAA